The Synechocystis sp. PCC 7509 genome includes a window with the following:
- the thiL gene encoding thiamine-phosphate kinase, with protein sequence MQLVRDIGEKGLLAKLQRFCPAEIIGDDGAVIPTLPGQDLVITTDVLVDKVHFSDRTTSPEDAGWRAVAANLSDLAAMGATPLGVTVGLALPPDVAVSWVERLYQGMSQCLQTYNTAILGGDVCKSSVITVAITAFGQVEPCNVIRRNVAKVGDAIVVTGVHGASRAGLELLLHPELGENLRECDRISLITAHQRPNPRLDVLPLLKQIALPITGMDSSDGLADAVLQLCKASGVGAKIEHQNIPIPSAFTNWLPQNQALDYALYGGEDFELVLCMPLIQAQQIVQKLPNSAIIGTITANQEVVLCDGSNQNSDQLLTFDRSFQHF encoded by the coding sequence TTGCAATTAGTTCGAGACATTGGCGAAAAAGGTCTTTTAGCAAAGTTGCAGCGTTTTTGTCCCGCCGAAATTATTGGCGACGATGGGGCGGTGATTCCCACGTTACCGGGACAGGATTTAGTTATAACTACCGATGTATTGGTCGATAAAGTCCATTTTAGCGATCGCACTACTTCCCCGGAAGATGCTGGATGGCGTGCTGTAGCTGCTAATTTGTCAGATTTAGCAGCGATGGGGGCGACTCCGTTGGGTGTTACTGTAGGGTTAGCACTTCCCCCAGATGTGGCGGTTAGTTGGGTAGAACGTTTATATCAGGGAATGAGTCAATGTCTGCAAACTTACAATACGGCAATTCTCGGCGGTGATGTTTGCAAGTCGTCGGTGATTACTGTTGCAATTACAGCTTTTGGACAAGTTGAACCCTGTAATGTTATTCGCCGAAATGTTGCTAAAGTTGGAGATGCGATCGTTGTCACGGGCGTACACGGTGCTTCTCGCGCGGGATTAGAATTATTACTACATCCAGAATTAGGAGAAAATTTGCGGGAGTGCGATCGCATTTCTTTAATTACCGCCCACCAACGCCCCAATCCTAGACTAGATGTATTACCTTTACTTAAACAAATTGCTTTACCAATTACCGGAATGGATAGTAGCGACGGGTTAGCCGATGCGGTATTGCAGCTATGTAAAGCTAGTGGTGTAGGTGCAAAAATTGAACATCAAAATATTCCTATACCTAGCGCCTTTACTAACTGGTTGCCTCAAAATCAAGCCTTAGATTACGCTTTATACGGCGGTGAAGACTTTGAGTTAGTGTTGTGTATGCCATTAATTCAAGCTCAACAAATAGTCCAAAAACTCCCAAATTCAGCGATTATTGGCACAATTACAGCTAATCAAGAAGTAGTATTATGCGACGGATCTAACCAAAACTCTGATCAATTACTTACTTTTGACCGTAGCTTTCAACATTTCTAA
- a CDS encoding thiol-disulfide oxidoreductase DCC family protein, giving the protein MSLSATQEPRVTTQPWQIKLLYDGKCPLCLREVNFLQKRDAGRGLVAFVDIADDFYSPEDNGNIDFKTAMGRIHAVLPDGTIVKDVEVFRRVYEVLGMGWIYAITKLPIIGFVADKLYGIWADLRLKLTGRPDLATIERDRTQRLCNLEGRCKKVE; this is encoded by the coding sequence ATGTCCTTATCAGCGACACAAGAACCTAGAGTAACTACACAGCCTTGGCAAATTAAGCTCTTATACGATGGTAAATGCCCTTTGTGCCTGCGGGAAGTCAACTTTTTGCAGAAACGGGATGCTGGGCGAGGATTGGTAGCTTTTGTCGATATAGCCGATGATTTTTATAGCCCTGAAGATAACGGCAATATTGATTTTAAAACAGCTATGGGAAGAATCCACGCCGTGTTACCGGACGGTACGATAGTTAAAGATGTTGAGGTTTTTCGCCGCGTTTACGAAGTTTTGGGGATGGGGTGGATTTACGCGATTACCAAGCTACCGATAATTGGGTTTGTAGCCGATAAGTTATATGGTATTTGGGCGGATTTACGGCTTAAACTTACGGGAAGACCAGATTTAGCTACAATTGAACGCGATCGCACTCAAAGGCTTTGTAACTTAGAAGGGCGCTGTAAAAAAGTTGAATAA
- a CDS encoding type I glyceraldehyde-3-phosphate dehydrogenase produces MIRVAINGFGRIGRNFTRCWLGRENSNIDLVAINDTSDPKTNAHLLKYDTMLGTLHSADISADDNSIIVNGKTIKCTSDRNPENLPWKDWDIDLIIESTGVFVSKEGASKHIKAGAKKVLITAPGKNDDGTFVMGVNDHDYNHEKHVVISNASCTTNCLAPIAKVLHEKFGIIKGTMTTTHSYTGDQRLLDASHRDVRRARAAAMNIVPTSTGAAQAVALVLPALKGKLNGVALRVPTPNVSMVDLVIQVEKHTFAEEVNKVLQEAAEGDLKGILAYSDLPLVSSDYKGHDASSIVDASLTMVMGNDMVKVMAWYDNEWGYSQRVVDLAELMAQKWV; encoded by the coding sequence GTGATTAGAGTCGCGATCAACGGGTTTGGACGCATCGGGCGCAACTTTACAAGGTGCTGGCTGGGTCGAGAAAATAGTAATATCGATCTTGTCGCTATCAATGATACTTCCGATCCAAAAACCAACGCTCACCTGCTCAAGTATGACACGATGCTAGGAACGTTGCACAGTGCAGATATTAGTGCTGATGACAACTCCATAATAGTTAATGGCAAGACGATCAAATGTACAAGCGATCGCAACCCCGAAAACTTACCTTGGAAAGATTGGGATATTGACTTAATTATTGAATCAACGGGCGTTTTTGTCAGCAAAGAAGGCGCATCTAAGCATATAAAAGCTGGTGCTAAAAAAGTTTTAATTACCGCTCCCGGTAAAAATGATGATGGTACGTTTGTAATGGGTGTCAACGATCACGATTACAACCACGAAAAGCACGTTGTTATTAGTAATGCTAGTTGTACAACTAATTGCCTAGCACCTATTGCCAAAGTGTTGCACGAAAAATTCGGCATTATCAAAGGTACAATGACTACTACCCACAGCTACACCGGAGATCAGCGTTTATTAGATGCTAGTCACCGCGATGTCAGACGGGCAAGAGCGGCAGCAATGAATATTGTACCAACTTCCACCGGTGCAGCCCAAGCTGTAGCGTTAGTATTGCCAGCCTTAAAAGGTAAGCTAAATGGTGTAGCTTTGCGCGTACCTACTCCTAACGTTTCGATGGTGGACTTGGTAATTCAAGTTGAGAAACACACCTTCGCCGAAGAAGTAAACAAAGTTTTGCAAGAAGCAGCAGAAGGCGATCTTAAAGGCATTTTGGCTTATAGCGATTTACCCTTAGTTTCGTCAGATTACAAAGGTCATGACGCATCTTCAATTGTGGATGCTAGTCTTACGATGGTTATGGGTAATGACATGGTTAAAGTTATGGCTTGGTATGACAACGAGTGGGGCTATAGTCAAAGAGTTGTTGATTTAGCGGAATTAATGGCGCAAAAGTGGGTTTAA
- the gyrA gene encoding DNA topoisomerase (ATP-hydrolyzing) subunit A → MTISQERIIPTDLRNEMSRSYLEYAMSVIVGRALPDARDGLKPVHRRILYAMHELGLTADRPFRKCARVVGEVLGKYHPHGDTAVYDALVRMAQDFSMRSPLINGHGNFGSIDNDPPAAMRYTECRLQSLTGDSLLRDIEAETVDFSDNFDGSQQEPTVLPARIPQLLLNGSSGIAVGMATNIPPHNLGEVIDGLVALIHNPEITDLELMQYIPGPDFPTGGQILGTAAIKEAYTTGRGSICMRGVATIETIEQRGRPDREAIIITELPYQTNKAALIEKIAEMVNEKRLEGISDIRDESDRDGMRVVIELKRDAYPRVVLNNLYKQTPVQANFGANMLALVNNDPQLLTLRQFLQVFLDFRIVSITRRTQYELRKAEERDHLLQGLLIALANLDAIIITIRQAADSPTAKVELIESYSLSEQQADAILQMQLRRLTALEADKIRHEHDDLQVQINDLQDILARRERILEIVETEVGQIKAAHSTPRRTVIERDLGELGDIDLIANEKALILLTEQGYIKRMPVSTFEAQSRATRGKAGAKIKEDDGIEHFLTCCDHDSVLFFSDRGVVYSLKAYQIPAASRTSRGAPIVQMLPIPRNEKITSIVPVSEFTSEEYLVMLTRNGYIKKTELTAFSNIRANGLIAISLEDGDQLRWVRRARNEDSIIIGSRSGMAIHFRTNKEQLRPLGRATRGVRAMKLKAGDELIGMDILPSAVLATLPVLDNDTEEVEIEEVEVTDTEVEIAEVEVIETEVEITEGEEVTVTEGTGPWVLIITMGGYGKRVPVAQFKLYNRATKGKIATKFKPRKMQDKLAALCVVNTDDELMMVTSRGIIIRQTVNAIPTQSRTATGVRVQRLDEDDAIADVALVPPNVIDDDVEEE, encoded by the coding sequence ATGACGATCTCTCAGGAGAGGATTATCCCCACCGATTTGCGTAATGAAATGTCCCGGTCTTACCTAGAATACGCCATGAGCGTAATTGTAGGTCGGGCGCTTCCAGATGCCAGGGATGGTCTAAAACCTGTGCATCGCCGCATTCTTTACGCCATGCACGAACTCGGACTAACAGCCGATCGTCCTTTTCGTAAATGCGCCCGTGTAGTCGGGGAAGTATTGGGTAAGTATCACCCGCACGGAGATACGGCGGTTTATGATGCTTTGGTGCGGATGGCGCAGGATTTCTCCATGCGATCGCCCCTCATCAACGGACATGGTAATTTTGGCTCGATAGACAACGATCCACCCGCCGCGATGCGATACACCGAATGTCGCTTGCAGTCATTAACAGGGGACTCGTTATTACGGGATATAGAAGCAGAAACGGTAGATTTTAGCGACAACTTCGACGGTTCACAGCAAGAACCTACCGTACTACCCGCCCGCATTCCCCAGTTATTGCTTAATGGTTCTTCGGGAATTGCAGTCGGGATGGCGACAAATATTCCCCCCCACAACTTGGGTGAAGTAATTGATGGCTTAGTCGCCCTAATTCATAATCCAGAAATTACCGATCTGGAATTAATGCAATACATTCCTGGCCCAGACTTCCCCACCGGGGGACAGATCCTCGGAACTGCGGCAATTAAAGAAGCTTATACTACCGGGCGCGGCTCAATTTGTATGCGCGGGGTGGCAACAATTGAAACTATTGAACAAAGAGGTCGTCCCGATCGAGAAGCGATTATTATTACAGAGTTGCCTTACCAGACAAATAAGGCAGCACTAATTGAGAAAATCGCCGAAATGGTGAATGAAAAGCGCCTAGAAGGGATTTCGGATATTAGAGACGAAAGCGATCGCGATGGGATGCGAGTAGTTATAGAACTAAAGCGCGATGCCTATCCCCGCGTAGTGCTAAACAACCTGTACAAACAAACACCTGTACAGGCAAACTTTGGCGCAAATATGCTGGCGCTGGTAAATAATGATCCGCAGTTGCTAACGCTGCGGCAGTTTTTACAGGTATTTTTAGACTTTCGCATCGTTTCGATTACCCGCCGCACCCAGTACGAATTGCGGAAAGCTGAGGAAAGAGATCATCTGTTGCAAGGCTTGTTAATTGCTCTAGCAAATTTAGACGCGATTATCATTACAATTCGTCAAGCCGCCGATTCACCCACTGCCAAAGTAGAATTAATTGAGTCCTACTCTCTTAGCGAACAACAAGCCGATGCAATTTTGCAGATGCAGTTGCGCCGATTGACAGCATTAGAAGCCGATAAAATTCGCCACGAACACGATGATTTGCAAGTGCAAATTAACGACTTGCAAGATATATTGGCAAGACGCGAACGAATTTTAGAAATTGTTGAAACTGAAGTAGGACAAATCAAAGCCGCCCACTCCACTCCCAGACGCACAGTAATTGAGCGAGACTTGGGGGAACTTGGAGATATTGACTTAATCGCCAATGAAAAAGCTTTAATTTTGCTAACAGAGCAAGGTTACATTAAACGGATGCCTGTAAGCACCTTTGAGGCGCAAAGTAGAGCAACGCGAGGTAAAGCGGGAGCAAAAATTAAAGAAGATGATGGGATTGAGCATTTTCTAACTTGCTGCGATCACGACAGCGTACTATTTTTTAGCGATCGCGGTGTAGTTTATTCCCTCAAGGCTTACCAAATCCCCGCCGCCTCCCGCACTAGCCGAGGTGCGCCGATTGTGCAGATGTTGCCCATCCCCAGAAATGAAAAAATTACCTCTATCGTTCCCGTAAGCGAATTTACTAGCGAGGAATACCTAGTAATGTTGACTCGCAACGGCTACATCAAAAAAACTGAACTAACAGCTTTTAGCAACATTCGGGCAAACGGTTTAATTGCAATTTCTCTAGAAGATGGCGATCAATTACGGTGGGTACGACGCGCCAGAAATGAAGACAGTATTATTATCGGTTCGCGTTCCGGGATGGCGATTCACTTTAGAACCAATAAAGAACAATTGCGCCCTCTAGGGAGAGCAACTCGCGGCGTAAGAGCAATGAAGCTGAAAGCTGGCGACGAACTAATTGGGATGGATATATTGCCTAGTGCAGTTCTTGCTACTTTACCCGTTTTAGATAATGACACGGAAGAAGTCGAAATCGAAGAAGTAGAAGTTACGGACACTGAAGTAGAAATTGCTGAAGTAGAAGTTATAGAGACTGAAGTAGAAATTACTGAAGGTGAAGAAGTAACGGTTACAGAAGGAACAGGCCCTTGGGTGTTGATCATTACTATGGGCGGCTATGGTAAGCGAGTTCCAGTAGCTCAGTTTAAATTGTATAACCGAGCAACTAAGGGTAAAATTGCCACCAAATTTAAACCCCGTAAAATGCAAGACAAACTTGCCGCTCTCTGCGTTGTCAATACTGATGATGAGTTGATGATGGTAACAAGTCGCGGGATTATTATTCGTCAAACCGTTAATGCCATTCCTACGCAGTCTAGAACTGCTACCGGGGTTAGAGTGCAACGATTGGATGAAGACGATGCGATCGCCGATGTTGCTTTAGTACCGCCTAATGTCATTGATGATGATGTTGAGGAAGAGTAA
- a CDS encoding Uma2 family endonuclease, producing MIQTISKQVTFDEFIAWYPEKSESRYELHDRTIVEMPKPTGKHSEIAGFLAAELNFIIRQQNLSYFIPKECVIKSDNDKSGYEPDLIVLDRQAITSDPRWERESIITSGNSVKLIIEVVSTNWRTDYGYKLTDYETLGIPEYWIVDYLGLGGKRYIGDPKQPTISVYSLVEDEYQVSQFRGSEVLQSPTLKDLNLTAEQVFNAGILI from the coding sequence ATGATTCAGACCATATCTAAACAAGTGACCTTTGACGAGTTTATTGCTTGGTATCCAGAAAAATCAGAATCTCGTTACGAATTGCACGATCGCACTATTGTAGAAATGCCTAAACCGACAGGAAAACACTCAGAAATAGCAGGCTTTCTGGCAGCAGAACTTAATTTTATAATCAGACAGCAGAATCTCTCTTACTTTATCCCCAAAGAGTGCGTAATCAAGTCTGATAACGACAAATCGGGCTACGAACCCGATTTAATAGTTTTAGATAGACAAGCTATTACAAGCGATCCTAGATGGGAAAGAGAATCAATTATCACATCTGGTAATTCTGTTAAATTAATTATCGAAGTTGTTAGCACTAATTGGCGCACGGATTACGGATATAAGCTTACTGATTACGAAACTTTGGGCATTCCTGAATACTGGATTGTAGACTATTTAGGTTTGGGTGGCAAGCGATACATAGGCGACCCCAAACAGCCGACAATTTCTGTTTATAGTTTGGTTGAAGACGAGTATCAAGTTAGTCAATTTCGGGGTAGCGAAGTTCTACAATCCCCAACTTTAAAAGACTTGAATCTAACCGCCGAGCAAGTTTTTAATGCGGGAATACTTATTTAA
- a CDS encoding HNH endonuclease, which yields MTINKLTRQLVRERAKFLCEYCHSPEWSSADLFTLEHLLPQSLGGSNELDNLALACRRCNERRYNFTTGIDLESGLESPLFQPRQQLWAEHFTWTADGVKIISLTSVGRATNNRLDLNDELHNDKFIQRARTFWIQGGWHPPQDDSCEISI from the coding sequence ATGACAATTAACAAGCTTACTCGTCAGTTAGTGCGAGAAAGAGCTAAATTTTTATGTGAGTATTGCCACTCCCCAGAATGGAGTAGCGCCGATTTGTTTACATTAGAGCATTTGCTTCCGCAATCGTTAGGTGGTTCTAACGAATTAGATAATTTAGCCCTAGCTTGTCGTCGTTGCAATGAACGTCGCTATAATTTCACAACTGGAATTGACTTAGAAAGTGGGTTAGAAAGTCCTTTATTTCAGCCACGTCAGCAACTATGGGCAGAACATTTTACTTGGACGGCTGATGGAGTGAAAATTATTAGTTTAACTTCTGTTGGTAGAGCAACTAATAATCGCCTCGATCTAAATGATGAATTGCACAATGATAAATTTATTCAAAGAGCGCGTACTTTTTGGATACAAGGTGGTTGGCATCCGCCCCAAGACGATAGTTGTGAGATAAGTATTTAA
- a CDS encoding glutathione S-transferase N-terminal domain-containing protein: protein MIDLYYWTTPNGHKITMFLEETGLPYNIIPINIGMGDQFKPEFLKISPNNRIPAIIDREPTGGGEPISVFESGAILLYLAEKTNKLIPTDIRDRVSVLEWLFWQMGGLGPMAGQNNHFNRYAPEKIPYAIDRYVNETGRLYGVLNKRLEDREFVAGTYSIADIVSYPWIAGYEMQSQNLDNFPHLKRWFEAIKTRSATIRAYAKAEAFKNQPLDIEKSRQLLFNQSAKTISDGAS, encoded by the coding sequence ATGATCGACCTTTACTATTGGACAACTCCCAACGGTCACAAAATCACGATGTTTCTAGAAGAAACTGGCTTACCTTACAACATTATTCCGATTAATATCGGCATGGGCGACCAATTTAAGCCAGAATTTCTGAAAATCTCTCCTAATAACCGGATTCCGGCGATTATTGATAGAGAACCTACGGGCGGCGGCGAACCTATATCTGTATTTGAGTCTGGGGCGATTTTGCTGTATTTAGCTGAGAAAACTAATAAATTAATTCCTACTGATATACGCGATCGCGTGTCAGTTTTAGAATGGTTATTCTGGCAAATGGGCGGATTAGGCCCAATGGCGGGACAAAACAACCATTTTAACCGTTACGCACCCGAAAAAATTCCCTATGCTATAGACCGTTATGTTAATGAAACTGGACGCTTGTATGGCGTATTAAATAAGCGCTTAGAAGACAGAGAGTTTGTTGCTGGTACTTATTCAATTGCCGATATTGTCTCTTATCCTTGGATTGCAGGCTACGAGATGCAGAGTCAAAATTTAGATAATTTTCCCCATCTCAAGCGCTGGTTTGAAGCAATTAAAACACGGAGCGCGACTATTCGCGCTTACGCAAAAGCCGAAGCGTTTAAAAATCAACCCCTTGATATTGAAAAGTCGAGACAATTATTATTTAATCAGTCTGCAAAGACAATTAGTGATGGAGCTTCTTAA
- a CDS encoding SLATT domain-containing protein → MSNSAEKICKEVLDLEKNSRNVKTAHFKAAQTKQSYYRNLSCCIILANIVIFSPLLDLIIPNYLAIGVKFLAILSASLAGVQTIFNFQKDVELHLSAGDKYASIYHKAGTLLAEYEDSMIEQDSLLREFKVLQKDYLEANNSYNLCIPSNEDYESATESIKKRTIEK, encoded by the coding sequence ATGTCTAACAGCGCAGAAAAAATTTGCAAAGAAGTATTAGACTTAGAAAAGAATTCTAGAAATGTAAAAACTGCTCACTTCAAAGCGGCGCAAACAAAACAAAGCTATTACAGAAACCTAAGCTGTTGTATTATCCTAGCTAATATTGTAATTTTTTCTCCACTACTTGATTTAATAATACCTAATTATTTAGCTATCGGGGTAAAGTTTTTAGCCATTCTTAGCGCATCTTTGGCTGGAGTTCAAACAATTTTTAATTTTCAAAAAGATGTAGAGTTACATTTAAGTGCTGGAGATAAATATGCAAGCATTTATCACAAAGCGGGAACACTTTTGGCTGAATATGAAGATAGCATGATAGAGCAAGACTCTTTACTCAGAGAGTTTAAAGTGTTACAAAAAGATTATCTTGAGGCAAATAATAGCTACAACTTATGTATTCCATCTAATGAAGATTATGAATCGGCAACAGAATCAATAAAAAAACGCACTATTGAAAAATAA
- the lnt gene encoding apolipoprotein N-acyltransferase, translating into MSLMMMLRKSKQLKAGGLLPLFIALIAGVLMGLTVAPFGAWFLAWIALAPLWILIIEGKTNTFLCALLWGIGYHGVAIWWITGIHPMTWMGVPILASLAIATFCWIFLTLWGAALVATWATCISFLGKNLAFPLRVLVGTTLWCGLESLWSRGALWWTTLAYTQSPHNTAILHLGQISGTTAVTAALVTVNLLVAEAWLNTPVARIQERPLNPPTLGDLRSSPPQNWGVRGAKYYLCNRPKGYLNAIALLIGLHLLGWGLASQPLIQPPETALKVGIIQGNIPNEIKLYPGGLRRAIEGYTTGYQTLAEQGVEAVLTPEGALPLFWRDIPNSSFYKAVLEKGVVAWLGAFGEQGSSYTNSLFTLTGTGQIYSRYDKVKLVPLGEYIPFAEVLGGLINRLSPLEAQQVAGADNQIFDTPFGRAIASICYESAFSEHLRRQTALGGQFILSAANNAHYSPAMPAQHHAQDVMRAIESDRWAVRATNTGYSGIIDPHGKTEWISKLNTYQLHAATIYRRETKTLYVRAGDWLMLLLLTLSLIVLGITLNNSRSHNEQPRQL; encoded by the coding sequence ATGTCATTGATGATGATGTTGAGGAAGAGTAAACAACTAAAAGCGGGGGGTTTGCTCCCGCTATTTATTGCTCTAATTGCTGGGGTGCTGATGGGTTTAACCGTCGCACCCTTTGGCGCATGGTTTTTAGCCTGGATTGCTTTAGCGCCGCTATGGATTCTTATTATTGAAGGGAAAACTAATACTTTCCTTTGCGCCTTGCTGTGGGGAATTGGCTATCACGGGGTAGCGATTTGGTGGATTACAGGGATTCACCCGATGACATGGATGGGAGTACCAATTCTTGCTAGTTTAGCGATCGCTACTTTTTGTTGGATATTCCTTACCCTGTGGGGAGCAGCTTTAGTTGCAACTTGGGCAACTTGCATAAGTTTTTTAGGGAAAAATTTAGCTTTTCCCCTGCGCGTTTTAGTTGGTACAACCTTATGGTGCGGTTTAGAAAGTCTTTGGAGTAGGGGCGCGTTGTGGTGGACTACACTGGCGTACACTCAAAGCCCCCACAACACAGCTATTTTACATTTAGGTCAAATATCGGGAACTACCGCAGTAACTGCCGCTCTAGTTACCGTTAACTTGTTAGTTGCTGAAGCTTGGCTGAATACACCTGTTGCACGAATCCAGGAACGCCCCCTAAATCCCCCAACTTTGGGGGACTTAAGATCCAGTCCCCCCCAGAATTGGGGGGTTAGGGGGGCAAAATATTATTTATGTAACCGTCCTAAAGGTTACTTAAATGCGATCGCTCTACTAATCGGATTGCATTTACTTGGTTGGGGATTAGCCAGCCAGCCATTAATTCAACCTCCCGAAACCGCCTTAAAAGTAGGCATCATTCAAGGTAATATTCCTAACGAAATCAAGCTTTATCCCGGCGGTTTACGTCGGGCAATTGAAGGTTATACTACAGGCTACCAAACCCTAGCAGAGCAAGGAGTTGAGGCAGTTTTAACCCCGGAAGGAGCTTTGCCTTTATTTTGGCGAGATATCCCCAATAGTTCTTTTTACAAGGCGGTGCTTGAAAAAGGTGTTGTTGCTTGGTTGGGAGCTTTTGGAGAACAAGGAAGCAGTTATACAAATAGTTTATTTACACTCACAGGTACGGGACAAATTTACAGCCGTTATGACAAAGTAAAATTAGTACCTTTAGGCGAATATATCCCTTTTGCAGAAGTTTTAGGGGGATTAATTAATAGACTTTCCCCCTTAGAAGCCCAACAAGTTGCTGGTGCAGACAACCAAATATTTGATACACCCTTTGGACGTGCGATCGCAAGTATTTGTTATGAATCCGCCTTTTCTGAGCATTTACGCCGCCAAACAGCTTTGGGAGGTCAATTTATCCTCAGCGCTGCCAATAACGCCCACTATAGCCCCGCTATGCCCGCTCAACACCACGCGCAAGATGTAATGAGGGCAATTGAGAGCGATCGCTGGGCAGTACGAGCCACAAATACGGGTTACTCTGGCATTATCGATCCGCACGGCAAAACAGAGTGGATATCTAAGCTCAACACTTATCAATTACACGCTGCAACTATTTATCGCCGAGAAACCAAAACCTTGTACGTGCGCGCTGGAGATTGGTTAATGCTCTTACTATTGACGTTGAGCTTGATAGTTTTGGGGATAACTTTAAATAATAGTAGAAGTCACAACGAGCAACCAAGGCAACTTTAA
- a CDS encoding DUF938 domain-containing protein — protein MNNHPDARQYAPATERNREAILEVLLEILPPTGTVLEVSSGTGEHAVFFAPRLTPRYWLPTDLNPLAIASINAWRSYTNFENLYPPIVIDVCQPNWELGSIKPIVAIANINMIHIAPWEACLGLMTGAGQILPSGGILYLYGPFTLGGKHTSPSNAAFDESLREQNPNWGVRDLDEVVAVAKSQQLNLVKTVAMPANNLSVIFQLE, from the coding sequence TTGAATAACCATCCCGATGCTAGACAATACGCCCCAGCAACTGAACGCAACCGCGAGGCAATTTTAGAGGTATTGCTAGAAATTTTACCCCCCACAGGTACAGTTTTAGAAGTTTCTAGCGGTACGGGAGAACACGCGGTATTTTTTGCCCCTCGCCTAACTCCTCGCTATTGGCTACCAACGGATCTTAATCCTTTGGCGATCGCTAGTATTAATGCTTGGAGAAGTTATACTAACTTTGAAAACTTGTATCCGCCAATTGTTATCGATGTTTGTCAGCCAAACTGGGAATTAGGTAGTATTAAACCAATTGTGGCGATCGCTAACATTAACATGATTCACATTGCCCCTTGGGAAGCTTGTCTAGGCTTGATGACTGGTGCAGGGCAGATTTTACCTTCTGGTGGCATTTTGTATCTTTATGGCCCTTTTACTCTCGGCGGAAAGCATACTTCACCGAGTAATGCAGCCTTTGACGAAAGTTTGCGGGAGCAAAATCCTAATTGGGGTGTCAGAGATTTAGATGAAGTAGTCGCCGTTGCTAAATCTCAACAGCTTAATTTAGTTAAAACCGTTGCTATGCCTGCAAACAACCTTTCTGTTATCTTTCAACTAGAGTAA